In Aythya fuligula isolate bAytFul2 chromosome 6, bAytFul2.pri, whole genome shotgun sequence, the following are encoded in one genomic region:
- the LOC116490844 gene encoding cytochrome b reductase 1 isoform X2, whose amino-acid sequence MEGYRRFLALLVSALLLGFVAVVCSLVWVFRYREGLGWDGGAAEFNWHPVLVVTGFVFIQGIAIIVYRLPWTWKCSKLLMKFIHAGLNTIAMILAIVSMVAVFEYHNARNIPNMYSLHSWIGLTAVIFYSLQLFLGFAVFLLPFAPVPLRAALMPIHVYSGLLIFVAVIASALMGITEKLLFSLPHWKRPPEESAKVQRPNGGAPEGVEAESTMTDCSNADRSDAGFNSDAARKRNFKLDEAGQRSTM is encoded by the exons ATGGAGGGCTACCGGCGGTTCCTGGCGCTGCTGGTGTCGGCGCTGCTGCTCGGCTTCGTGGCGGTCGTCTGCTCGCTCGTCTGGGTCTTCCGTTACCGAGAGGGGCTCGGCTGGGACGGCGGCGCGGCGGAGTTCAACTGGCACCCCGTGCTCGTCGTCACGGGCTTCGTCTTCATCCAGGGCATCG cCATTATTGTGTACAGGTTACCTTGGACCTGGAAGTGCAGCAAACTCCTAATGAAGTTCATACATGCTGGATTAAATACCATAGCTATGATTCTTGCCATTGTTTCTATGGTAGCCGTGTTTGAATATCACAATGCCAGGAATATTCCCAACATGTACAGTCTGCACAGCTGGATTGGGCTGACTGCtgttatattttattctctCCAG CTTTTCTTGGGCTTTGCTGTCTTTCTGCTCCCATTTGCTCCAGTTCCTCTCCGAGCGGCTCTCATGCCAATCCATGTTTATTCGGGTCTCCTCATCTTTGTAGCAGTGATTGCATCAGCTCTCATGGGAATCACAGAAAAGCTTCTATTTTCtct GCCTCACTGGAAGCGCCCGCCAGAAGAAAGCGCTAAAGTTCAGCGGCCCAACGGCGGGGCTCCGGAAGGCGTGGAGGCAGAATCTACCATGACAGATTGCAGTAATGCAGACAGATCTGACGCGGGGTTCAACAGTGATGCGGCCAGAAAACGAAACTTCAAACTTGATGAAGCAGGCCAACGGTCAActatgtaa
- the LOC116490844 gene encoding cytochrome b reductase 1 isoform X1: MEGYRRFLALLVSALLLGFVAVVCSLVWVFRYREGLGWDGGAAEFNWHPVLVVTGFVFIQGIAIIVYRLPWTWKCSKLLMKFIHAGLNTIAMILAIVSMVAVFEYHNARNIPNMYSLHSWIGLTAVIFYSLQLFLGFAVFLLPFAPVPLRAALMPIHVYSGLLIFVAVIASALMGITEKLLFSLSAYSESPPEAIFVNCLGLLIVTFGALILWMASRPHWKRPPEESAKVQRPNGGAPEGVEAESTMTDCSNADRSDAGFNSDAARKRNFKLDEAGQRSTM, translated from the exons ATGGAGGGCTACCGGCGGTTCCTGGCGCTGCTGGTGTCGGCGCTGCTGCTCGGCTTCGTGGCGGTCGTCTGCTCGCTCGTCTGGGTCTTCCGTTACCGAGAGGGGCTCGGCTGGGACGGCGGCGCGGCGGAGTTCAACTGGCACCCCGTGCTCGTCGTCACGGGCTTCGTCTTCATCCAGGGCATCG cCATTATTGTGTACAGGTTACCTTGGACCTGGAAGTGCAGCAAACTCCTAATGAAGTTCATACATGCTGGATTAAATACCATAGCTATGATTCTTGCCATTGTTTCTATGGTAGCCGTGTTTGAATATCACAATGCCAGGAATATTCCCAACATGTACAGTCTGCACAGCTGGATTGGGCTGACTGCtgttatattttattctctCCAG CTTTTCTTGGGCTTTGCTGTCTTTCTGCTCCCATTTGCTCCAGTTCCTCTCCGAGCGGCTCTCATGCCAATCCATGTTTATTCGGGTCTCCTCATCTTTGTAGCAGTGATTGCATCAGCTCTCATGGGAATCACAGAAAAGCTTCTATTTTCtct ttCTGCATATAGTGAATCCCCACCAGAGGCAATTTTTGTCAACTGTCTTGGTCTCTTGATTGTCACATTTGGTGCGCTTATTTTGTGGATGGCAAGCAGGCCTCACTGGAAGCGCCCGCCAGAAGAAAGCGCTAAAGTTCAGCGGCCCAACGGCGGGGCTCCGGAAGGCGTGGAGGCAGAATCTACCATGACAGATTGCAGTAATGCAGACAGATCTGACGCGGGGTTCAACAGTGATGCGGCCAGAAAACGAAACTTCAAACTTGATGAAGCAGGCCAACGGTCAActatgtaa